A genome region from Festucalex cinctus isolate MCC-2025b chromosome 17, RoL_Fcin_1.0, whole genome shotgun sequence includes the following:
- the metrn gene encoding meteorin: protein MHLLGIYAIWILFHAALCNYSEDQCSWRGSGLSQQQGSVEQISLHCSEGTLDWLYPKGALRLTLSPRLPSVAVGPGGGGGGSGLITACVKPSEHFHGAQLYLERDGVLELLVGDRPESSPPPRVRCFSRLPGEKVALFMQATPHQDISRRIASFRYELRGDWTARVSLDSNQISTVEACRPCNDTEILMAVCTSDFVVRGNIRSVEEDDNLRAAVIRVAATRVFRQKYALFTGGGRLAARGDIRTLLQCGVKPGPGSFLFTGRVHFGEAWLGCAPRYKDFLQTYTTAKAAQQIPCELPVD, encoded by the exons ATGCATCTTTTGGGGATTTACGCCATTTGGATTTTATTCCATGCAGCACTGTGCAACTATTCCGAGGATCAGTGCAGTTGGAGAGGGAG TGGTTTGTCACAGCAGCAAGGCAGCGTGGAGCAAATCTCCCTCCACTGTTCCGagggcaccctggactggctgtACCCCAAAGGAGCCCTTCGCCTCACCCTATCCCCCCGCCTCCCCTCCGTGGCGGTGGGTCCCGGGGGCGGAGGCGGCGGCTCGGGCCTCATCACGGCCTGCGTCAAGCCCTCGGAGCACTTCCACGGCGCCCAGCTCTACCTGGAGAGGGACGGCGTGCTGGAGCTGCTGGTGGGGGACCGGCCCGAGTCGTCCCCCCCGCCCAGGGTGCGCTGCTTTAGTCGCCTGCCGGGGGAGAAGGTGGCTCTGTTCATGCAGGCGACGCCTCACCAAGACATCAGCCGGCGCATCGCGTCCTTCCGATATGAGCTGAGGGGGGACTGGACTGCGCGCGTGTCTCTTGACTCCAACCAGATCAGTACTGTTG AAGCGTGCCGACCCTGCAACGACACTGAGATCCTCATGGCTGTGTGTACGAGTGACTTTG TGGTTCGAGGCAACATCCGGTCCGTGGAGGAAGACGACAACCTCCGCGCCGCCGTCATCAGGGTGGCCGCCACGCGGGTCTTCCGCCAAAAGTACGCCCTCTTCACCGGCGGCGGCCGCCTGGCCGCTCGGGGGGACATCCGCACCCTCCTGCAGTGCGGCGTCAAACCGGGGCCCGGCAGCTTCCTCTTCACCGGTCGGGTCCACTTCGGCGAGGCCTGGCTGGGTTGCGCTCCTCGCTACAAGGACTTCCTGCAGACTTACACCACCGCCAAAGCGGCCCAGCAGATTCCTTGCGAACTTCCTGTGGACTGA